The Triticum aestivum cultivar Chinese Spring unplaced genomic scaffold, IWGSC CS RefSeq v2.1 scaffold139907, whole genome shotgun sequence region GACAGACCAAGCAGCTGATATGGATGGATTCCGAACAAAATTGGCTCTTGGTCTGGACCATGCCACAGTCAGCGTGCGACGTGTATGCTCCCTGTGGGGCATATGGCTGCTGCAACCCCCGTGCCCTGCTGTACTGCAACTGTGTCAAGGGGTTCAGCCAGAAGGTTCAGAGTGACTGGGACCTCCAAGATTACAGTGGTGGGTGCAAGAGGAATGCACCATTGTTCTGCCAGACCAACTCGAGATCCGCGCACACTCAGTCTGATAAGTTCTATGTCATGACAGATGTGAGGCTACCTGATAATGTTCGGGGTGCAGTTGCCAAAAGCTCTCAACAATGTCAGGTGGCTTGTCTGAATAATTGCTCTTGCACAGCTTACGCTTACAATCACGCCGGGTGCATTGTTTGGCATGGGGACCTGATTAACCTCCAACAACAATACATGGGAACTGGAGGAGGCACACTCCTCCTCAGGCTTGCAGCATCGGAGCTGCCAGATCAACAAAGGACATCCGAGCTGCCAGATCAACAAAGCAGGAAAACAAGGATCAATGGTTCAGTTGTTGGTGGAGTTGCTGCAGTTTTGATAATTCTTGCGATTATATCGTTCTTCCTATTTCACAAGTGTCGTCGAGACAAAACTCTTCGGATATCCGAAAATGCTGGGGCTGCGTTGACTGACTTCAGGTACATTGGATGGTATTCGAAGCATCGATTCACTTCTTCTCGATCTATCAACACTAAGAGCGGCGACAAATGACTTCGGCGAAGGAAATATGCTTGGTAAAGGAGGTTTTGGGATGGTTCATAAGGTACAAACCATGCCATATGTACTATTTTTATCAGCTTCATATATTTACCAATGAGTATGCATCTTCTCTTGCACAGGGAGTCCTACGTGACGGTAAACAAATAGCAGTAAAAAGACTATGTCAGAGTTCCAGACAAGGAATAGGGGAACTGAAAAGTGAACTTGTCCTGGTCGCTAAGCTTCGCCACAGGAATCTTGTGAGCCTCATTGGCGTTTGTTTGGAAGAACAAGAGAAAATACTTGTGTATGAATTTATGCCCAACAGAAGCCTTGACACCATTCTTTTCGGTACAGACTCTTCACTATTAATTGATTAATTTCTCAAAAGGAAATTTTTCACTATAGTCTAGCTGAGAGTAGTGCAAGTGCCGCCAAACTTTCACTGCAATGCTGATACTTATTGTTTGAATGGCAGATTCTGAGAAACGCAGAGACTTAGATTGGGGAAGCAGATTCAAAATTATCAGTGGGGTTGCTAGGGGACTGCAGTATCTCCATGAAGATTCTCAACTGAAGATAGTTCACCGTGACCTGAAAGCGAGCAATATCCTGTTGGACCTTGATTACAACCCTAAGATTTCTGACTTTGGCTTAGCGAAGATATTCGGAGGGGATCAATCAGAAGATGTCACTAGGCGCATCGCTGGGACATAGTAAGCACAGTCAACATTAGTATTGCTATAAAGTAGAACATACGTATATTAACAGTTATGTTGTTGCAGCGGATACATGTCGCCTGAATATGCCATGCATGGTCAATACTCCGCAAAGTCGGACGCATTCAGCTTCGGTGTTTTGGTTTTGGAGATCGTCACAGGGAGAAGAAACAATGGCTCCTGCAACTCCGAGCAATATGTCTATCTCGTAAACCttgtaagtactccctccgttcggaattacttgtcgcataaatgaatgaaaatgaattaaaatacatctagatacattcatttctccgacaagtatttctggatggagggagtactaattaagcACCAATGCTAGTAAACTTTGTGCGCGCTGCTGAATCCCTGTCATACTAACTGAAGAATTTACCAATCTGGTGCAGGTATGGGAGCACTGGACCAGGGGAAATGTCATCGAGTTGATCGATCCATCCCTTAGCGACCATCCCTCTCACGTTGACCAGGTGCTGAAGTGCATCCAGATCGGGCTGCTGTGCGTGCAGAACAGGCCTGAAGATAGGCCGGCGATGTCGTCGGTGAATGTCATGCTTAGCAGCCAGAGTGCTCGCCTCCCTTCTGTTTCCATGCCAGGCTTCTCTGACGGATTGAGTGGACGCAGTGACAATAATTCAAAAGCGGCGTCCTCAAATGGAATGACCATCACAAAGCTCGAGCCAAGATGAACCCTGAAGCAGTTGCTGAACCGGTTTTCACTAGTGTCACTTTTCTTTCTATTTGGAGATCGGTTTGATTAAAAGCTTTATGTGCCTCCAAGGTTATCTTCAGTGTCAGTTTTCTGTCAAGTGGGATTATGGTATTGCTGCTGGAAAAAATGTTGGCTCATACAAATACATGTACCAATAATGGATTCAGCAGCCTTTTCATTTTGGTTATCTTCTAAAATTAGGTTTAGTTCTGTAATATTTCACTTGCAATAAAGACAAGGTTTTCTATGATGCAGGCAGAGCAGACCCAGTTTTCTGCGGTTGGCGAAACAGATTTAATGCTGTCGTTGGTAGAGCTTGGATTTAAGATAGGTCCTGTTACCGGATTAGAATTTTATTCGAATTAAAACAACGTTGAGACGCTTGACAGAATGCCCAAGAGCAAAGGTTGAGAACAAAGACCCGTAAAACGTAGATACATCCCACCAGCGCCTTCTTCGCCTCCTTCTTGAGGACCTGCCTGTGCTCCTCTTCGCCGGCAAAAACAGTATAGATTGGTTATTGCCACACCTATTGTTATAGTGTATTGTATGCCTACTTTTAAAGTCTGAGAGTTGGTGGGCTTACCTGAAGAAGAATGTTGTGGATCAGCCGAAATATAGCTCAATATATGTCCACCTGAAGCTTATTTTCTATCTGCTTTTCATAATTTCAGCAGTTACAGTACAAAGGGGATAATTTCTTTACATTCAGTGATGTCATCATCATTGAAGAAgtttcaataataataataatgtggctattatttttcttttctttttccgtcAGCTCGAAACAAGTGTCATATTTGATCTTGTTTTGTCATATTTGATCTATACATAACCTGTATGTCTCCAGTTTATGTTAAGTTGTACGCACTACATGTCTGTGCATTTGGATGTATTATCAGTATCAGGTAAATTTGTCACTTGAACACATTTTATATTTGACTGATTAGTACATGGTCTGCTGCTACCTCTACATGCCCGTGTTATTGGACGCTGTTCATGTTCATGGTCTGCTGCTACCCCTGCCTGCCTGCGTGCATACATAGTACATACAGAGATGACTGATGCCTGCTTTCACGAGCTGATTATAGACTGTATCTGTGTATGCGTGACGACCAACTAGGCCCGTAGGCCATGATACTAGTAATAACTAGTAGAgtgtccgtgcgttgccacgggctcttgaaatagtttgcaagAGTTACATGTTAACTTTTCAAGGGCTCGCCCCGCCGTAGATCCAGACCACCGCCATTGATTCCACCCCGCCtaggccgccgcctgccgccgcgctGCCCCATCGCGTTCGCCTCCGCTCCGGCCGCCtccgccccgccccgaccccgcccgCCTTCTCTccgtccgcctccgcctccggtccatcctccgcccggccccgctccgtccgcctcctctccggtNNNNNNNNNNNNNNNNNNNNNNNNNNNNNNNNNNNNNNNNNNNNNNNNNNNNNNNNNNNNNNNNNNNNNNNNNNNNNNNNNNNNNNNNNNNNNNNNNNNNNNNNNNNNNNNNNNNNNNNNNNNNNNNNNNNNNNNNNNNNNNNNNNNNNNNNNNNNNNNNNNNNNNNNNNNNNNNNNNNNNNNNNNNNNNNNNNNNNNNNNNNNNNNNNNNNNNNNNNNNNNNNNNNNNNNNNNNNNNNNNNNNNNNNNNNNNNNNNNNNNNNNNNNNNNNNNNNNNNNNNNNNNNNNNNNNNNNNNNNNNNNNNNNNNNNNNNNNNNNNNNNNNNNNNNNNNNNNNNNNNNNNNNNNNNNNNNNNNNNNNNNNNNNNNNNNNNNNNNNNNNNNNNNNNNNNNNNNNNNNNNNNNNNNNNNNNNNNNNNNNNNNNNNNNNNNNNNNNNNNNNNNNNNNNNNNNNNNNNNNNNNNNNNNNNNNNNNNNNNNNNNNNNNNNNNNNNNNNNNNNNNNNNNNNNNNNNNNNNNNNNNNNNNNNNNNNNNNNNNNNNNNNNNNNNNNNNNNNNNNNNNNNNNNNNNNNNNNNNNNNNNNNNNNNNNNNNNNNNNNNNNNNNNNNNNNNNNNNNNNNNNNNNNNNNNNNNNNNNNNNNNNNNNNNNNNNNNNNNNNNNNNNNNNNNNNNNNNNNNNNNNNNNNNNNNNNNNNNNNNNNNNNNNNNNNNNNNNNNNNNNNNNNNNNNNNNNNNNNNNNNNNNNNNNNNNNNNNNNNNNNNNNNNNNNNNNNNNNNNNNNNNNNNNNNNNNNNNNNNNNNNNNNNNNNNNNNNNNNNNNNNNNNNNNNNNNNNNNNNNNNNNNNNNNNNNNNNNNNNNNNNNNNNNNNNNNNNNNNNNNNNNNNNNNNNNNNNNNNNNNNNNNNNNNNNNNNNNNNNNNNNNNNNNNNNNNNNNNNNNNNNNNNNNNNNNNNNNNNNNNNNNNNNNNNNNNNNNNNNNNNNNNNNNNNNNNNNNNNNNNNNNNNNNNNNNNNNNNNNNNNNNNNNNNNNNNNNNNNNNNNNNNNNNNNNNNNNNNNNNNNNNNNNNNNNNNNNNNNNNNNNNNNNNNNNNNNNNNNNNNNNNNNNNNNNNNNNNNNNNNNNNNNNNNNNNNNNNNNNNNNNNNNNNNNNNNNNNNNNNNNNNNNNNNNNNNNNNNNNNNNNNNNNNNNNNNNNNNNNNNNNNNNNNNNNNNNNNNNNNNNNNNNNNNNNNNNNNNNNNNNNNNNNNNNNNNNNNNNNNNNNNNNNNNNNNNNNNNNNNNNNNNNNNNNNNNNNNNNNNNNNNNNNNNNNNNNNNNNNNNNNNNNNNNNNNNNNNNNNNNNNNNNNNNNNNNNNNNNNNNNNNNNNNNNNNNNNNNNNNNNNNNNNNNNNNNNNNNNNNNNNNNNNNNNNNNNNNNNNNNNNNNNNNNNNNNNNNNN contains the following coding sequences:
- the LOC123175928 gene encoding cysteine-rich receptor-like protein kinase 6, with translation MPQSACDVYAPCGAYGCCNPRALLYCNCVKGFSQKVQSDWDLQDYSGGCKRNAPLFCQTNSRSAHTQSDKFYVMTDVRLPDNVRGAVAKSSQQCQVACLNNCSCTAYAYNHAGCIVWHGDLINLQQQYMGTGGGTLLLRLAASELPDQQRTSELPDQQSRKTRINGTLDGIRSIDSLLLDLSTLRAATNDFGEGNMLGKGGFGMVHKGVLRDGKQIAVKRLCQSSRQGIGELKSELVLVAKLRHRNLVSLIGVCLEEQEKILVYEFMPNRSLDTILFDSEKRRDLDWGSRFKIISGVARGLQYLHEDSQLKIVHRDLKASNILLDLDYNPKISDFGLAKIFGGDQSEDVTRRIAGTYGYMSPEYAMHGQYSAKSDAFSFGVLVLEIVTGRRNNGSCNSEQYVYLVNLVWEHWTRGNVIELIDPSLSDHPSHVDQVLKCIQIGLLCVQNRPEDRPAMSSVNVMLSSQSARLPSVSMPGFSDGLSGRSDNNSKAASSNGMTITKLEPR